Proteins from a genomic interval of Eschrichtius robustus isolate mEscRob2 chromosome 18, mEscRob2.pri, whole genome shotgun sequence:
- the EXOSC8 gene encoding exosome complex component RRP43, with translation MAAGFKTVEPLEYYRRFLKENCRPDGRELGEFRTTTVNIGSIGTADGSSLVKLGNTTVICGIKAEFGAPPTDAPDKGYIVPNVDLSPLCSWRFRSGPPGEEAQVASQFIADVIENSQVIQKEDLCISPGKLAWVLYCDLICLNHDGNILDACTFALLAALKNVQLPEVTINEETALAEVNLKKKSYLNIRTHPVATSFAVFDDTLLIVDPTEEEENLATGTLTVVMDEEGKLCCLHKPGGSGLTGAKLQDCMSRAVTRHKEVKKLMDEVFKSMKPK, from the exons ATGGCTGCCGGGTTCAA AACTGTGGAACCTCTGGAGTATTACAGGAGATTTTTG aaagAGAATTGCCGTCCTGATGGAAGAGAACTTGGTGAATTCAGAACCACAACTGTCAACATAG GTTCAATTGGTACTGCAGATGGTTCTTCTTTAGTGAAGCTGGGAAATACTACAGTAATTTGTGGCATTAAAGCG GAATTTGGAGCACCACCAACAGATGCCCCTGATAAAGGATATATTG TTCCTAATGTGGATCTATCACCTCTGTGTTCCTGGAGATTTCGGTCTGGACCTCCTGGAGAAGAGGCCCAGGTGGCTAGCCAGTTCATTGCAGATGTCATTGAAAA TTCACAGGTAATTCAGAAAGAGGACTTATGTATCTCTCCAGGAAAG CTTGCTTGGGTTCTATACTGTGATCTCATTTGCCTCAACCATGATGGAAACATTTTGGATGCTTGCACCTTTGCTTTGTTAGCAGCTTTGAAAAATG TACAGTTGCCTGAAGTAactataaatgaagaaactgcttTAGCAGAAgttaatttaaagaagaaaagttaTTTGAATATTAGAACTCATCCAGTTGCAACTTCCTTTGCTGTGTTTGATGA cactcTGCTTATAGTTGACCCTACTGAAGAGGAGGAAAACCTGGCAACTGGAACCTTAACAGTAGTAATGGACGAGGAAGGCAAGCTATGTTGTCTTCACAAACCAG GTGGAAGTGGACTGACTGGAGCTAAACTTCAAGATTGTATGAGCCGAGcagttacaagacacaaagaagtaaaaaaactGATGGATGAAGTATTTAAGAGTATgaaacccaaataa